From the genome of Papaver somniferum cultivar HN1 chromosome 2, ASM357369v1, whole genome shotgun sequence, one region includes:
- the LOC113346744 gene encoding NEP1-interacting protein 1-like, translating into MEVYTYPSRPSTSSSYSSSLGNWVERVREMSGSVLSALLGNIFSAIFTFFFALVGSLLGAMTGALIGQETESGFFRGAAVGSISGAVFSLEVFESSRILWHSDDTGIGCLLYLIDVIASLLSGRLVRERVGPAMLTAVQSQMGAIETSFDEVFDIFETGGLKGLSGDRVEKIPKIKITKKNNVDASGERICCSVCLQDFQLGETVRSLPYCHHMFHLPCIDKWLEKQGSCPLCRRDL; encoded by the exons ATGGAGGTTTATACATATCCATCTCGTCCATCTACTTCGTCATCGTATTCATCTTCCTTAGGGAATTGGGTTGAAAGAGTTAGAGAAATGTCTGGTTCTGTACTTTCAGCTCTTCTTGGAAACATTTTTTCTGCgatattcaccttcttcttcgcattgg TTGGGTCATTGTTAGGTGCAATGACAGGAGCTTTGATAGGGCAAGAAACTGAAAGTGGTTTTTTTAGAGGAGCTgctgttggatcaatctcaggaGCTGTTTTCTCACTTGAAGTTTTTGAATCTTCTCGTATATTATGGCATTCGGATGATACTGGAATCGGGTGTCTTCTTTACTTG ATTGATGTTATAGCTAGCCTTCTCAGTGGAAGACTAGTGAGAGAAAGAGTTGGTCCAGCCATGCTAACTGCTGTACAAAGTCAG ATGGGTGCGATTGAAACTAGTTTTGATGAGGTTTTCGATATTTTCGAAACTGGTGGATTAAAAGGGTTGTCAGGAGATAGAGTAGAGAAGATCCCAAAGATCAAAATTACTAAGAAAAACAATGTGGATGCATCTGGGGAGAGGATATGTTGCTCAGTGTGTCTTCAG gATTTCCAACTTGGAGAGACGGTTCGAAGCTTGCCATATTGTCATCATATGTTCCATCTTCCTTGTATTGATAAATGGCTTGAGAAACAGGGTTCTTGCCCACTTTGCAGAAGGGACCTGTAG
- the LOC113346743 gene encoding V-type proton ATPase subunit B 2, translated as MGIPLNDMEEGSLEIGMEYRTVSGVAGPLVILEKVKGPKYQEIVNIRLGDGTTRRGQVLEVDGEKAVVQVFEGTSGIDNKYTTVQFTGEVLKTPVSQDMLGRIFNGSGKPIDNGPPILPEAYLDISGSSINPSERTYPEEMIQTGISTIDVMNSIARGQKIPLFSAAGLPHNEIAAQICRQAGLVKRLEKTENLLEDGEEDNFAIVFAAMGVNMETAQFFKRDFEENGSMERVTLFLNLANDPTIERIITPRIALTTAEYLAYECGKHVLVILTDMSSYADALREVSAAREEVPGRRGYPGYMYTDLATIYERAGRIEGRKGSITQIPILTMPNDDITHPTPDLTGYITEGQIYIDRQLHNRQIYPPINVLPSLSRLMKSAIGEGMTRRDHSDVSNQLYANYAIGKDVQAMKAVVGEEALSSEDLLYLEFLDKFERKFVAQGAYDTRNIFQSLDLAWTLLRIFPRELLHRIPAKTLDAYYSREASN; from the exons ATGGGCATTCCATTAAATGACATGGAGGAGGGATCTCTGGAAATTGGAATGG AGTACAGAACTGTTTCTGGAGTTGCAGGACCACTTGTTATCTTAGAGAAAGTGAAG GGTCCCAAATATCAGGAAATTGTGAATATTCGATTAGGTGATGGAACAACTCGACGTGGTCAAGTTCTAGAAGTCGACGGAGAAAAGGCCGTAGTGCAG GTATTCGAAGGGACATCAGGGATTGACAACAAGTACACAACTGTGCAGTTCACTGGAGAG GTATTGAAAACTCCCGTCTCACAAGATATGCTTGGACGAATTTTTAACGGATCAGGGAAACCAATTGACAATGGCCCTCCCATTCTTCCCGAAGCATACTTGGATATTTCTG GAAGTTCTATTAATCCTAGTGAGAGAACCTATCCCGAAGAAATGATCCAGACGGGGATTTCAACTATCGACGTCATGAACTCCATTGCTCGAGGACAGAAGATCCCTCTTTTTTCTGCCGCTGGTCTTCCTCATAATGAAATTGCTGCTCAGATCTGTCGTCAGGCAGGGCTAGTCAAGCGGTTAGAGAAGACTGAGAATCTTTTGGAG GATGGCGAAGAGGACAACTTTGCCATTGTCTTTGCTGCTATGGGAGTAAACATGGAGACAGCACAATTTTTCAaaagggattttgaggaaaacgGATCCATGGAGAGAGTGACCCTTTTCCTTAACCTG GCCAATGACCCCACCATTGAACGAATCATTACTCCCCGAATTGCTCTTACTACTGCAGAATATCTAGCTTATGAATGTGGCAAGCATGTTCTGGTTATTTTGACGGATATGAGTTCTTATGCAGATGCACTTCGTGAG GTCTCCGCAGCCCGAGAGGAAGTACCCGGTCGACGTGGATATCCTGGGTATATGTATACCGATTTGGCGACAATCTATGAGCGCGCTGGGCGTATTGAAGGACGAAAGGGTTCCATAACACAAATCCCAATTTTAACTATGCCCAACGATG ATATTACGCATCCTACTCCTGATCTTACTGGTTACATTACTGAGGGACAGATATACATTGATAGACAGCTTCACAATCGACAG ATATACCCACCAATCAACGTGCTTCCATCACTCTCACGATTGATGAAG AGTGCTATTGGAGAAGGAATGACTCGTAGGGATCATTCTGATGTCTCCAACCAG CTATATGCAAATTATGCCATTGGAAAGGATGTGCAAGCAATGAAAGCCGTGGTCGGAGAAGAAGCACTTTCATCAGAAGATCTG CTCTATCTCGAGTTCTTAGACAAATTTGAAAGGAAGTTTGTGGCACAAGGAGCTTACGATACTCGAAACATTTTCCAGTCGCTTGATTTGGCATGGACACTGCTACGTATCTTCCCCCGTGAACTTCTTCACCGTATCCCAGCAAAAACACTGGATGCATACTACAGTCGAGAGGCATCTAATTAA